Proteins found in one Sulfurirhabdus autotrophica genomic segment:
- a CDS encoding ATP-binding protein yields MIIFPSYLSAPSALETISVCQEIMKSVGVAEINAVHLKFIDPFGMAMLGACFDEARRQGRVIRIHHLSPGLSGYLQRMDVFTGIELVDCTMKNGTRQDRSDALVELTQLCDRAEVGNAAHRLAKAMIGRADPDDMPDEMTGYTAYERLVEPLQYALNELLENALTHARRGNKNACVWVASQHYPNKNLIRLGVVDNGCGFLESLRAHTKLQREHHLDAILLALQPRVSCNRDLGLLADSVNQGVGLTTSCRIAEHAGGRMILASGNAMHSTSGYSGESTGAYWQGVGVAMEVNRSKLADVHVKDLLPPLDDIPAVKLRFE; encoded by the coding sequence ATGATTATTTTCCCCAGTTATTTGTCAGCACCGTCCGCACTTGAGACTATTTCCGTTTGCCAGGAAATTATGAAATCTGTTGGGGTTGCTGAAATCAACGCGGTACATTTGAAGTTTATTGACCCCTTTGGGATGGCGATGTTGGGTGCCTGTTTCGATGAAGCAAGAAGACAAGGTCGCGTGATTCGAATCCATCATTTATCTCCGGGTTTAAGTGGCTATTTGCAACGCATGGATGTGTTTACTGGTATCGAGTTGGTAGATTGCACCATGAAAAATGGAACGCGACAGGATCGCAGTGATGCATTGGTGGAGTTGACGCAGTTGTGCGATCGCGCTGAGGTAGGAAATGCCGCACACCGGTTGGCGAAAGCAATGATTGGCAGAGCAGACCCTGATGATATGCCGGATGAAATGACGGGATATACGGCTTACGAAAGATTGGTGGAACCGTTGCAGTATGCGTTGAACGAGTTGCTGGAGAATGCACTGACCCATGCCAGGCGAGGAAATAAGAATGCTTGCGTCTGGGTTGCGAGTCAGCATTACCCCAACAAGAATTTAATACGTTTGGGGGTAGTGGATAATGGTTGCGGATTTCTAGAATCGCTTCGAGCGCACACGAAACTTCAGCGCGAGCACCATCTTGATGCCATCTTGCTTGCTTTACAGCCACGTGTTAGTTGCAATCGAGATTTGGGTTTGCTTGCTGATTCCGTCAATCAAGGGGTGGGCCTTACTACCTCTTGCAGAATCGCAGAGCATGCGGGTGGTCGCATGATACTGGCTAGTGGTAATGCGATGCACAGCACGTCCGGTTATAGCGGAGAGAGTACAGGAGCCTATTGGCAGGGGGTTGGCGTTGCAATGGAGGTAAACCGATCGAAACTCGCCGATGTTCATGTGAAAGACCTTTTACCTCCTTTAGATGACATACCAGCAGTAAAACTGCGGTTTGAATAA
- a CDS encoding tyrosine-type recombinase/integrase, producing MTKHSANNERIKRKYFAYLKEAKRHSEPTVDAAAKALNRFEIYTKHRDFKTFHFEQAVAFKKHLAEQKAQQSGEKLSKSTLHATLTQLKRFFQWLAWEPGYKSRIQCSDAEYFNLSDKDTRVATAQREQKVPTLEQIRHVIKMMPNSTAIERRNQALIAFTLLTGARDSAIASMRLKHVDLVANSVNQDAREVKTKFSKTFNTFFFPVGEDIRVIVSEWVSYLRDENLWGNDDPLFPATRIALGLTHQFEAAGLTKDHWSTASPIRTIFQEAFISAGLPYFNPHSFRNTLVQLGQEVCNSPEQFKAWSQNLGHEKVLTTFLSYGEVACQRQGEIIRSLASPKQSAQSDVNDIAEAVFRKLRDSGAGMQIK from the coding sequence ATGACAAAACACAGCGCAAATAATGAAAGAATCAAGCGTAAGTATTTCGCCTATCTGAAGGAAGCAAAACGCCATAGCGAGCCAACAGTAGATGCAGCTGCAAAGGCACTCAATCGTTTTGAAATTTATACCAAGCATCGTGACTTCAAGACGTTTCACTTTGAACAGGCGGTTGCATTCAAGAAGCACCTTGCTGAACAGAAAGCTCAACAATCAGGGGAGAAATTGAGCAAGTCAACCTTACATGCAACACTCACACAACTCAAACGATTCTTCCAATGGCTCGCGTGGGAACCAGGTTACAAGTCCCGCATTCAGTGTTCAGACGCTGAGTATTTTAATTTATCTGACAAGGACACTCGTGTCGCTACAGCCCAGCGGGAACAAAAAGTGCCAACACTGGAACAGATAAGGCATGTCATTAAGATGATGCCAAATAGCACAGCTATAGAGCGGCGTAATCAAGCACTCATCGCATTCACGCTTTTAACTGGTGCTAGAGATAGTGCTATTGCCTCAATGAGGTTAAAACATGTTGATCTAGTCGCGAACAGCGTAAATCAAGATGCCCGCGAAGTTAAGACTAAATTCAGCAAAACATTCAATACTTTCTTTTTCCCTGTGGGTGAGGATATACGTGTGATTGTGTCGGAGTGGGTATCATATCTTCGAGATGAGAACCTTTGGGGCAATGACGATCCACTCTTCCCGGCAACGCGCATTGCTCTTGGGTTAACTCACCAGTTTGAAGCGGCGGGCCTGACAAAGGATCATTGGAGCACCGCCTCACCAATTCGAACAATATTTCAAGAAGCCTTCATCAGCGCTGGACTGCCGTATTTCAACCCGCACAGCTTTAGAAACACACTTGTCCAACTCGGCCAGGAAGTATGCAACTCCCCCGAACAGTTCAAGGCATGGAGCCAGAATCTCGGGCATGAGAAAGTTTTGACAACTTTTCTTAGTTATGGCGAGGTTGCGTGTCAGCGTCAAGGGGAAATCATTCGAAGCTTGGCATCACCAAAACAGTCTGCGCAATCAGATGTCAACGACATTGCAGAAGCAGTATTCCGAAAATTGCGTGACTCTGGTGCGGGCATGCAGATTAAATAA
- a CDS encoding STAS-like domain-containing protein yields MRSSLLLQAYAHGRLVGPRLSAAPIRDKIEIALAQGEEVVLDFSGVEATQSFIDGLIGVLILQRGPDVLSRLVFKSCSDDVKAILQFVAADRSDQYLKRSSH; encoded by the coding sequence ATGCGTTCATCCTTATTACTTCAAGCATATGCCCATGGTCGCCTTGTCGGCCCTCGGTTAAGTGCTGCTCCTATCAGGGATAAGATTGAGATTGCCTTGGCTCAAGGGGAAGAGGTCGTCCTCGATTTTTCTGGTGTTGAAGCTACTCAGTCATTTATCGACGGCCTTATCGGTGTGTTGATTCTTCAACGCGGACCTGATGTGCTTTCACGTCTGGTGTTCAAATCCTGCTCTGATGATGTGAAGGCTATTTTGCAGTTTGTTGCTGCAGATCGCTCCGATCAGTACCTCAAAAGATCTTCGCACTAA
- a CDS encoding Bax inhibitor-1/YccA family protein, with translation MQPDIQMTSQSAQIAVGTHKVLRNTYMMLGLSMIPTVIGAMMGLSMNFSFMAQHPIMGMIGMLAVMFGLFYSIQANRNTGVGIALLLALTFFMGLMLGPILQAALHLRNGAQLVGMAAGGTGIIFFSLAGFATISKKDFSFLGNFLFVGLILLIIASLANMFFQVPAAALAISAISILIFSGYILYDVSRIINGGETNYIMATLALYLDIYNIFVNLLSLLMALSGERD, from the coding sequence ATGCAACCTGATATTCAAATGACCTCACAATCTGCACAGATTGCTGTTGGCACCCACAAGGTGTTGCGCAATACTTACATGATGCTTGGGCTATCCATGATCCCGACCGTTATTGGTGCGATGATGGGGCTCAGCATGAATTTCTCTTTCATGGCACAGCATCCAATCATGGGTATGATTGGTATGCTGGCCGTCATGTTCGGGCTTTTCTACAGCATTCAGGCTAATCGTAACACTGGAGTAGGAATCGCGTTGTTACTCGCTTTGACCTTTTTCATGGGATTGATGCTTGGCCCGATCCTTCAAGCTGCATTGCACTTGCGTAATGGCGCACAACTTGTGGGGATGGCGGCTGGTGGTACAGGCATTATTTTCTTTAGCCTGGCTGGGTTTGCTACAATTTCCAAAAAGGACTTCAGCTTTCTGGGTAACTTCCTGTTTGTTGGCTTGATTCTGCTGATTATTGCTTCGCTTGCTAACATGTTCTTCCAGGTTCCGGCTGCTGCATTGGCGATTTCGGCCATTTCCATCCTGATTTTTTCTGGCTACATTTTGTATGATGTAAGTCGGATCATTAACGGTGGTGAAACCAACTACATTATGGCTACTTTAGCGCTTTACCTGGATATTTATAATATCTTCGTAAATCTGTTGAGCTTGCTGATGGCACTGTCTGGTGAACGTGATTAA
- a CDS encoding tyrosine-type recombinase/integrase: MATNLLSAAECKNATSNGAGIRKLHDGDGLYLWVYLDGRKYWRMRYWQSGKEKSLSIGVYPKVSLSDARKKGEEVRKQLEADLDPSAERKATNLRKKLSAENSFEAVAREWYAKQLHTWVEHHASDVKRRLENNIFPSLGKRPIDQIEAPELLETIRKIETRGAYDLAHRVLQVCGQVFRYGIATGRCTRNLSVDLRGALTPHVKKHQSAVRPEELPDLMRAITKYDEIGDKQTRLALQLLAQTFVRTNELIGAEWVELDLDNALWVIPSGRMKMKTEHVVPLSRQALTMLAELKELSGGSRYVFPGRNRDKPISNNTMLFALYRLGYKGKMTGHGFRAVASTILNETGFNPDVIERQLAHCERNEIRGAYNRAEYLPDRKNMMQYWADYLDSIEAGAKVISIHANARNL; encoded by the coding sequence ATGGCTACCAATCTGTTGTCCGCTGCCGAATGTAAAAACGCTACCAGCAATGGGGCAGGTATCCGCAAACTCCATGATGGTGATGGCCTTTATTTGTGGGTTTACCTTGATGGCCGGAAGTATTGGCGTATGCGTTACTGGCAGTCAGGTAAAGAAAAATCTCTCTCCATCGGTGTTTATCCTAAAGTATCCCTTAGTGATGCACGAAAAAAGGGCGAAGAGGTACGCAAGCAATTGGAAGCTGATCTCGACCCATCCGCCGAGCGTAAAGCTACGAATCTACGTAAAAAACTCTCCGCCGAAAATTCATTTGAAGCTGTTGCGCGTGAATGGTACGCCAAACAACTGCATACATGGGTAGAGCATCATGCTAGTGATGTAAAGCGCCGTCTTGAAAATAATATTTTCCCCAGCCTCGGTAAGCGCCCCATAGATCAAATAGAAGCGCCAGAATTACTGGAAACTATCCGAAAGATAGAAACACGTGGCGCATATGATCTTGCTCATCGGGTGTTGCAAGTTTGCGGGCAGGTATTTCGATACGGAATTGCTACGGGCCGTTGTACACGTAATTTGTCCGTAGATTTGCGTGGTGCACTCACCCCGCATGTAAAAAAACATCAATCTGCCGTTCGCCCTGAAGAGTTGCCTGACCTGATGCGCGCTATTACCAAGTATGATGAAATAGGTGATAAGCAAACCCGCCTTGCTCTGCAACTGCTGGCGCAAACTTTTGTTCGCACCAATGAACTAATAGGCGCGGAGTGGGTGGAGCTTGATTTGGATAACGCACTGTGGGTTATTCCCTCTGGTCGTATGAAGATGAAAACCGAGCACGTTGTTCCTTTGTCCAGGCAGGCGCTCACTATGCTGGCTGAACTCAAGGAACTGTCTGGCGGCAGTCGCTATGTTTTCCCTGGCAGGAACCGCGATAAACCGATCAGCAATAACACCATGCTGTTTGCTCTATATCGGTTGGGTTATAAGGGTAAGATGACCGGCCACGGCTTCCGTGCGGTGGCTTCTACCATACTCAACGAAACAGGCTTCAACCCTGATGTGATTGAGCGCCAGCTTGCCCACTGCGAGCGTAATGAGATAAGGGGTGCATACAACCGTGCCGAATACCTACCAGATCGTAAGAACATGATGCAGTACTGGGCGGATTACCTCGATTCAATTGAGGCAGGGGCTAAAGTAATATCAATACATGCCAACGCAAGGAATCTCTGA
- a CDS encoding HNH endonuclease: MPKRKSLIRPRTIAFVLQSGLCCYCGCPMWSENPTEFITKCGITRRQAKDLQCTGEHLEAHKDGGTVVQSNIAAACRICNQGRHRRKVAPSPDSYKQLVSSRMAKKRWHQPWVFQKLLPAFQVD; the protein is encoded by the coding sequence ATGCCTAAAAGAAAATCCCTCATTCGCCCTCGCACTATTGCCTTTGTTCTTCAGTCTGGCCTTTGCTGTTATTGTGGTTGCCCTATGTGGTCTGAGAATCCTACTGAATTTATCACTAAGTGTGGAATTACCCGAAGACAAGCCAAGGATTTACAATGTACAGGTGAACATCTTGAAGCTCATAAGGATGGTGGTACAGTTGTTCAATCCAACATAGCCGCAGCCTGCCGAATTTGCAATCAAGGTCGACATAGACGTAAGGTGGCCCCTTCTCCAGATAGCTACAAGCAATTGGTATCCAGCCGAATGGCAAAAAAACGGTGGCACCAGCCTTGGGTATTTCAAAAGCTTCTGCCAGCGTTTCAGGTGGATTAA
- a CDS encoding helix-turn-helix domain-containing protein has protein sequence MKKQHPNHRHVKIHRSYSVEEIAKLFSVHKNTVRSWLKNGLTTVDNKRPMLIHGQTLYSFLQVKRVKHKRPCEPGEMYCVRCRSPKAPAGDMAEYQSKTDTLGNLVAICPDCEAIMNRRVCLSKLDEFRRYMDISIPQALKHIVESTQPTVNSDLL, from the coding sequence ATGAAAAAACAACATCCCAATCACCGCCACGTCAAAATCCATCGCAGCTACTCCGTTGAAGAGATCGCAAAGCTGTTCAGCGTTCATAAAAATACGGTAAGAAGTTGGTTAAAAAATGGTCTCACTACAGTCGATAACAAACGACCGATGCTGATCCATGGGCAGACTCTTTATTCCTTCCTTCAAGTGAAGCGGGTTAAACATAAGCGACCATGCGAGCCAGGCGAAATGTATTGCGTTCGGTGCCGCTCGCCGAAAGCACCCGCCGGAGACATGGCGGAATATCAGTCCAAAACCGATACGCTAGGCAACCTAGTAGCGATCTGCCCGGACTGTGAAGCAATCATGAATAGGCGTGTTTGCTTGTCCAAACTGGATGAGTTTCGCCGCTATATGGACATCTCAATACCGCAAGCACTGAAACACATAGTTGAGAGCACCCAACCCACCGTAAACAGTGACTTATTATAA
- a CDS encoding helix-turn-helix transcriptional regulator — protein MAEQLQSFLRLKQVKILTGLSRSWIYEAIRRGDFPAPISIGARAVAWTEQSIAEWQALRIKQSRKTVS, from the coding sequence ATGGCCGAACAATTGCAATCATTCCTCCGACTCAAGCAGGTAAAAATCCTGACGGGCTTATCGCGTAGCTGGATATACGAAGCAATCCGTCGCGGTGACTTTCCCGCCCCCATTTCCATCGGTGCCAGAGCTGTAGCATGGACTGAACAATCAATAGCTGAATGGCAAGCACTCCGAATCAAGCAAAGTCGCAAGACTGTCTCGTGA
- a CDS encoding restriction endonuclease subunit S, with amino-acid sequence MNAIQQLLTDHIDIWTAADSVKKSGRGRSSGNAASVYGIRKLRELILELAVRGKLLPQDPKDEPARELLKRIQVEKNKLIAEGKIKKDKPLAPINGDEAPFDLAKGWEWVRLNELLSKIGAGSTPLGGKQVYVNKGVPFLRSQNVWDEGLRLDDVAFIAPETHHKMSGTRVCAGDLLFNITGASIGRCAIVPDSFETGNVSQHVTIVRSTSKEILRFLHLVLISRHVQQTVMDVQVGVSREGLSIGKLGQFIIPIPPLAEQHRIVAKVDELMALCDQLETQHNNAAEAHEKLVSHLLATLTQSQSAADFSANWQRIAAHFDTLFTTEASIDAIKQTLLQLAVMGKLVPQDPKDEPASELLKRIQAEKAKLIAVGKIKKDKLLSPMTEEEKPFEIPMLWEWVRLFEVTTSMDSGWSPSCLDNCSPSDSVWGVLKTTAVQVMQYLEQENKELPGNLTPRPEAEAKAGDILFTRAGPTNRVAISCFVQDTRPRLMISDKIIRFHPVDIGVDGKFMTLCLNTGATAVYLENAKSGMAASQVNISQEKLRLAPIPLPPLAMQHRIVSRVDELMVLCDQLKIRITDANQLQQKLADVLVEHAIS; translated from the coding sequence ATGAATGCCATACAGCAATTGCTGACCGATCACATCGACATCTGGACAGCTGCCGATAGCGTGAAAAAATCAGGGCGTGGTCGTAGTTCGGGCAATGCTGCCAGTGTGTATGGCATCAGGAAACTGCGCGAGTTGATTCTTGAACTCGCGGTGCGCGGCAAGCTGTTGCCGCAAGACCCGAAGGATGAGCCTGCTAGAGAGTTACTCAAACGTATACAGGTTGAAAAAAACAAACTGATTGCCGAAGGCAAGATCAAAAAAGATAAACCACTGGCGCCAATAAATGGCGATGAAGCACCGTTTGATTTGGCAAAGGGATGGGAGTGGGTCAGGTTAAATGAACTGTTAAGTAAAATTGGTGCTGGTAGTACGCCGCTTGGGGGGAAGCAAGTTTATGTTAATAAGGGCGTCCCTTTTTTGCGTTCTCAAAATGTCTGGGATGAAGGTTTGAGACTTGATGATGTGGCTTTCATTGCGCCAGAAACACATCATAAAATGTCAGGAACACGTGTATGTGCAGGTGACCTTCTGTTTAACATTACTGGAGCTTCAATTGGGCGATGTGCAATTGTGCCTGATAGCTTTGAGACAGGAAATGTTAGTCAGCATGTGACAATTGTCCGTTCCACATCTAAAGAAATATTGCGTTTTCTTCACTTGGTTTTAATATCAAGGCATGTCCAGCAAACTGTAATGGATGTTCAAGTAGGTGTGTCTCGTGAAGGATTGAGTATAGGGAAATTAGGTCAATTTATTATTCCTATTCCACCACTCGCTGAGCAACACCGCATCGTCGCCAAAGTCGATGAGCTGATGGCGCTGTGTGACCAACTGGAAACCCAGCACAACAACGCCGCCGAAGCCCACGAAAAACTCGTGAGCCACCTGCTCGCCACGCTCACCCAATCGCAAAGTGCCGCAGACTTCAGCGCCAACTGGCAGCGCATCGCCGCGCATTTCGACACCCTGTTCACCACCGAAGCTAGCATCGACGCCATCAAGCAAACCCTGCTGCAACTGGCGGTAATGGGCAAGCTCGTTCCGCAAGACCCGAAAGACGAACCTGCCAGTGAATTGCTCAAGCGCATACAGGCTGAAAAAGCCAAGTTGATAGCCGTTGGTAAGATTAAGAAAGACAAACTCCTATCGCCGATGACAGAGGAAGAAAAACCATTTGAGATTCCAATGTTATGGGAGTGGGTGAGGCTTTTTGAGGTTACAACAAGTATGGACTCAGGTTGGAGTCCATCTTGTTTGGATAACTGTTCACCATCGGATAGCGTTTGGGGGGTATTGAAGACCACAGCAGTACAAGTAATGCAATATTTAGAGCAAGAAAATAAAGAGCTGCCTGGTAATTTAACGCCACGACCAGAGGCAGAGGCTAAGGCTGGTGATATTCTTTTTACTAGAGCTGGTCCCACAAACCGAGTTGCAATCTCATGTTTTGTCCAAGATACAAGGCCAAGGTTAATGATTTCAGACAAAATCATTAGATTTCATCCTGTCGATATTGGTGTTGATGGTAAGTTTATGACTCTCTGTTTAAATACTGGGGCAACCGCGGTATATCTTGAAAATGCAAAGTCAGGCATGGCTGCAAGTCAGGTAAATATATCTCAAGAAAAACTACGTTTAGCCCCGATACCATTGCCCCCATTAGCCATGCAACACCGAATTGTTTCTAGAGTCGATGAGCTAATGGTGCTGTGCGATCAACTAAAAATTCGTATCACTGACGCAAATCAGCTGCAACAGAAGCTGGCGGACGTGTTGGTTGAACATGCAATATCTTAA